From Salvelinus sp. IW2-2015 linkage group LG18, ASM291031v2, whole genome shotgun sequence, a single genomic window includes:
- the LOC111978800 gene encoding cerebellar degeneration-related protein 2, with protein MLTDMIEVEEFEIKEEEPWYDNQDLEHDLHLAAELGKTLLDRNRELEQGHQQMYSTNQEQLQEIEYLTKQMDLLRHVNDQHAKVYEQLDQSSRELEQSNTRLVQDNRAAQHKIQGLTEMIDALQTQIEDLQCQVEDLKTTPANPNRKPLTEACRPYGAQSVYCLNDLQPTQRYSSYNSGDQSDDRWSPSDLSWLEEEQESLRQSLRSLQTQLANERARREGAERDADLLANENVVLEQRLGMMAGCQARLAELECEAEELRQLWRANHATKAWRSRVSLTMLPNTLFFPLNQERGMGEDGESEEDVLDVSYLSNPKGCDVLKRCNSEKQLRSPRGDGSEVDESHDYERSCVRHSEVVKQRGISLLNEVDAQYSALQVKYDALLRLCHQGEPYPNQQKNHKELQTPSVAPFDCPQSPAPASLRKAAGTDTNGQEDELHQPEYKALFKEIFTCIQKTKEDLSENRGKPWQLA; from the exons ATGCTTACAGATATGATTGAGGTTGAAGAATTCGAAATCAAGGAGGAAGAACCATGGTATGACAACCAGGACCTTGAGCATG ACCTCCACCTGGCAGCTGAGCTGGGGAAGACCCTGCTGGACAGGAACAGAGAGCTGGAGCAGGGTCATCAGCAGatgtactccaccaatcaggaacAGCTACAGGAGATAGAG TACCTGACTAAGCAGATGGACCTCCTGAGGCATGTGAATGACCAGCATGCTAAGGTCTACGAGCAGCTTGACCAGTCTTCCAGAGAGCTGGAGCAGAGCAACACCCGCCTGGTACAGGACAACAGGGCCGCCCAGCACAAGATCCAGGG gctGACCGAGATGATCGACGCTCTACAGACCCAGATAGAGGATCTTCAATGTCAGGTAGAGGATCTGAAGACCACCCCTGCCAATCCCAATAGGAAACCCCTTACAGAGGCATGTCGGCCCTACGGAGCGCAGAGTGTGTACTGCCTGAATGACCTGCAACCCACACAGAG GTACTCGAGTTACAACTCTGGCGACCAATCTGATGACCGCTGGTCTCCCTCTGACCTCTCGTGGctagaggaggagcaggagtcgCTACGGCAATCGCTCCGCTCTCTACAGACCCAGCTGGCCAATGAACGTGCTCGGAGGGAGGGGGCGGAGCGAGATGCAGACCTGCTAGCCAATGAGAATGTGGTGCTGGAGCAGCGCTTGGGAATGATGGCGGGGTGCCAG gcCAGACTAGCGGAGCTGGAGTGTGAGGCTGAGGAGCTTCGTCAGCTGTGGAGAGCCAACCATGCCACCAAAGCTTGGAGGTCAAGGGTCAGCCTGACAATGCTGCCCAATACCCTCTTCTTCCCCCTGAaccaggagagggggatgggggaggatggagagagcgaggaagacgTGTTGGACGTCAGCTACCTTTCCAACCCGAAAGGTTGTGACGTCTTGAAGAGATGCAACAGCGAGAAGCAGCTGAGGTCACCACGGGGTGATGGGTCAGAGGTAGACGAGAGTCATGACTATGAGCGTTCGTGCGTCCGCCATTCAGAGGTGGTGAAGCAGCGTGGGATCTCCCTCCTCAACGAGGTTGACGCTCAGTACAGCGCCCTGCAGGTAAAATATGATGCGCTGCTGCGGCTCTGCCACCAGGGGGAGCCGTACCCAAACCAGCAGAAAAACCACAAGGAGCTCCAGACACCCAGCGTAGCCCCGTTYGACTGCCCACAAAGCCCAGCCCCAGCCTCccttcgcaaggctgcaggcacAGACACGAATGGCCAGGAGGATGAACTTCACCAGCCTGAGTACAAGGCCCTGTTCAAGGAGATATTTACCTGCATCCAGAAAACAAAAGAGGACCTGAGTGAGAACAGAGGAAAGCCCTGGCAGTTGGCGTAG